From a single Zeugodacus cucurbitae isolate PBARC_wt_2022May chromosome Y, idZeuCucr1.2, whole genome shotgun sequence genomic region:
- the LOC128923535 gene encoding ATP-dependent DNA helicase pif1-like gives MPRYYTWNASSKNFQRRKQGDAVSGYPDVRSTDALGRMYTVHPKNDECFYLRLLLVNVRGPTSFETLRTVNGVIFPTYRAACEELNLLENDTHWDTTIAEAIISASPSQIRTLFAIIISTCFPSNPCNLWHKYKDSMSEDMLHQSRVSSRNHDIEMNEEIHNRALLLIEDMCYLMCGNLLIRLGMPAPNREMNDAFNRELEREREYDHQELDLVVQRNVPLLNYQQKKVYDTLMKAIADENGGLYFLDAPGGTGKTFLMSLVLATVRARSNIAVAVASSGIAATLLEGCRTAHSAFKLPLNLQTIEEPMCNMAKHSAMAKVLATSKIIIWDECTMAHKRALEALNRTLKDLRNDSRCFGGAMILLSGDFRQILPVIPRSTAADEINACLKSSNLWRYVKKLQLTTNMRVTLLNDTSAEDFSEQLLTIGNGQVPVDESSGLISFPNNFCNFVSSKDELINNVFPNIISNYKNNEWLSERAILAAKNKDVDDLNYIIQNKIIGTMHSFKSIDCVTNEDEATNYPIEFLNSLDVPGLPPHNLRLNVGSVVIMLRNINQPKLCNGTRLVVSKLMNNVIYATIMIGKFKGEEVLIPRIPMIPTDMPFEFKRLQFPILLAFAVTINKSQGQSLKVCGLNLEHSCFSHGQLYVACSRVGRPSALFVFAPDNKTKNVVYHKVLK, from the coding sequence ATGCCACGTTATTATACTTGGAATGCTTCATCCAAGAATTTTCAAAGACGGAAGCAAGGTGATGCGGTTTCTGGGTATCCAGATGTGCGTTCTACTGATGCTCTTGGTCGTATGTATACAGTTCATCCAAAGAATGatgaatgtttctatttgcggtTGTTGCTGGTAAATGTGCGTGGACCAACTTCATTTGAGACACTACGAACTGTTAATGGTGTAATATTCCCAACATATCGTGCTGCATGTGAAGAATTGAACTTATTAGAAAACGATACCCATTGGGATACGACAATCGCTGAAGCCATTATCTCTGCATCTCCAAGTCAGATACGCACATTATTCGCTATCATAATTTcgacatgttttccatcaaaccCATGTAACCTGTGGCACAAATACAAGGATAGTATGTCAGAAGATATGTTACATCAAAGTCGTGTCAGTTCCAGAAATCACGATATTGAGATGAATGAGGAGATACATAATCGTGCTTTACTCTTGATCGAAGATATGTGTTACCTCATGTGCGGTAATTTATTAATCAGGTTAGGAATGCCAGCGCCAAATCGTGAAATGAATGACGCATTTAATCGAGAATTGGAACGGGAACGTGAATATGATCACCAGGAATTAGATTTAGTAGTTCAAAGGAATGTACCCCTGTTGAATTACCAACaaaagaaagtttatgataCTTTAATGAAGGCAATCGCTGATGAAAATGGTGGTTTATATTTCCTAGATGCCCCTGGTGGAACTGGCAAGACATTCCTTATGTCATTAGTTTTAGCAACTGTTCGGGCGAGATCCAACATAGCGGTTGCAGTTGCTTCTTCTGGAATAGCAGCCACATTGTTAGAAGGATGCCGTACGGCTCATTCAGCATTCAAATTACCGTTAAATCTTCAAACTATTGAAGAACCAATGTGTAATATGGCAAAACACTCAGCAATGGCCAAAGTTTTAGCGACATCGAAAATCATCATCTGGGACGAATGCACAATGGCGCATAAACGTGCATTAGAAGCACTTAACCGAacattaaaagatttacgcaatGACTCGAGATGTTTTGGAGGAGCAATGATTTTACTGTCTGGCGATTTCCGCCAAATACTGCCAGTAATTCCAAGATCTACggctgccgacgaaataaacgcttGCCTCAAATCGTCAAATCTATGGCGCTATGTGAAGAAACTGCAGCTGACAACAAACATGAGAGTTACATTGCTTAATGATACATCTGCTGAAGATTTCTCGGAGCAATTGCTGACTATCGGTAATGGTCAAGTACCTGTCGATGAATCGAGCGGATTAATatcatttccaaataatttctgtaattttgtctcATCAAAAGACGAACTTATCAACAATgtatttccaaatattatttctaactacaaaaataatgaatggttGAGTGAGCGAGCAATTTTAGCGGCTAAGAATAAAGATGTAGATGACCTGAActacataattcaaaataagaTCATTGGAACAATgcattcattcaaatctattgaCTGCGTCACAAATGAAGATGAAGCCACCAACTatccaattgaatttttaaactctttggACGTGCCTGGCTTACCACCGCACAATTTACGCCTAAACGTTGGCTCCGTAGTAATCATGCTTCGAAACATAAACCAACCAAAACTGTGCAACGGTACGCGTTTGGTGGTTAGTAAATTGATGAACAATGTAATTTACGCTACGATAATGATAGGAAAATTCAAAGGTGAGGAAGTTCTCATTCCGAGGATCCCGATGATCCCAACCGatatgccgtttgaatttaaaagACTTCAATTTCCGATACTTCTTGCATTTGCCGTGACAATCAACAAATCACAAGGCCAATCCTTAAAAGTTTGTGGTTTAAATCTAGAACattcatgtttttcccatggtcaATTATACGTGGCATGTTCACGGGTCGGAAGACCATCtgcgttgtttgtttttgcgcctgataataaaacaaaaaatgtcgtGTATCACAAGGTGCTTAAGTGA
- the LOC128923514 gene encoding uncharacterized protein LOC128923514 has product MNFYSHRLMIRPQETNFILRCNQLSHQYIVDMYAKIESERLNFIRYNQARLRSEEYIHLRDAIINDVNVNDIGRLTILPSSYVGSPRHMHEYTQDAMTYVRNYGRLDLFITITCNPKWVDVSDCLLDGQVPKDRHDITAHVFQQKLKKLMDLIVNLRVFGEVRSFMYTIEWQKRDLPHAHILIWCVNKITPNMIDTVISAEIPDQTIDQGLFEVVTKKMIHGPCGDINRNSLCMIDGICSKRFPKQLIAETITGDDGYPQYRRRSTEDNGKSTVIKIKNQDVEIDNRCIVPYSPMLSKMFNAHINVEYCNSVKSIKYICKYVNKGSYMAVFGVAPENNHDEILQYQMGRYISTNEAVWRILLFPIHDRHPVVVHLAVHLENGQRVYYTAANAEQRVVKQQKNFNVVFFEQNRLNFDSSDQITRCQSFIVQFLRSLANFIRAFWSFLDNAGLFFLTAEI; this is encoded by the coding sequence atgaatttttattcgCACCGATTGATGATTCGCcctcaagaaacaaattttattttgcgatgcaatcaactttcgcatcaatatatcgtcgatatgtacgccaaaattgaaagtgagcgattaaatttcatccgatacaatcaagcccgattaagatcagaggaatacatacatttgcgtgacgcaataatcaatgatgtaaatgtgaatgatatcggccgtttaacaattttaccatcgtcatatgttggtagcccacgtcatatgcatgaatatacgcAAGATGCGATGACATATGTACGAAATTATGGACGACTGGATCTATTCATAACAATTACGTGCAACCCGAAGTGGGTCGATGTGTCTGATTGTTTACTTGATGGTCAGGTGCCAAAAGATCGGCATGACATAACTGCCCATGTAttccaacaaaaattgaaaaaattaatggatctgATTGTAAACCTCCGTGTATTTGGAGAAGTGCGGAGCTTTATGTATACCATAGAGTGGCAAAAAAGAGACTTACCTCacgcacatattttgatttggtgcgtaaacaaaataaccccTAATATGATTGATACCGTCATATCGGCCGAAATTCCAGATCAAACCATCGACCAAGGATTATTCGAAGTTGTCACGAAAAAAATGATTCACGGTCCCTGTGGTGATATTaatcgaaattcactttgtatGATTGATGGTATATGTTCGAAACGTTTTCCAAAGCAATTGATTGCTGAAACAATTACAGGAGATGATGGATATCCACAGTATCGTCGACGATCAACTGAAGACAACGGTAaatcaactgtaattaaaattaaaaatcaagatgttgaaatcgataaccggtgtatagttccgtactcaccgatgctgtcaaaaatgttcaacgctcacatcaatgtagaatattgcaattcggtaaaatcaatcaaatatatttgcaagtatgtgaataaGGGCAGCTATATGGCTGTTTTTGGAGTGGCTCCTGAGAATAATCATGACGAAATTTTGCAGTACCAAATGGGGCGCTATATTAGTACGAATGAAGCTGTATGGcgtattttattgtttccaattcatgacagacatccggttgttgtacatttggcagttcatcttgaaaacggccaacgtgtttactacactgctgcgaatgccgaacaaagagtagtaaaacaacaaaaaaatttcaacgtcgtatttttcgaacagaacagattaaattttgattcatcTGACCAAATAACTCGTTGCCAATCATTTATAGTCCAATTTTTACGCTCTCTTGCAAATTTCATTCGCGCCTTTTGGTCCTTTTTGGACAATGcaggtttattttttttaacggcTGAAATATAG